The following proteins are co-located in the Solanum pennellii chromosome 8, SPENNV200 genome:
- the LOC107027206 gene encoding peroxisomal fatty acid beta-oxidation multifunctional protein AIM1-like isoform X1, which yields MANKGSINMEIGNDGVAVITMNNPPVNALTLSAIEELKRCYQEAIDCDNVKAIVLTGADGRFCGGLDISVMENVHKHGDISLLPDASIGLVVNKIENGKKPSVAAIQGFALGGGLELAMGCNARISTPKCDLGLPELKLGVIPGCGGTQRLPRLVGTSKAVDMLMSSKTITSEEGKELGLIDAIVSSDELLTVARCWALDIVEGRQPNCNSLEKTDKLGPKDESLEILKSARQSYAVSRYRACLDVIEEGIVAGGYSGLLKEEKVFKELVLSNTAKGLLHVFLAERASSKVPGVTDTGLKPRRIEKVAVVGGGLMGSGIATALIISNISVVVKEINHEYLSKALKSVEANLQGFVTRGKLNQDKMKRTLSLLKGTLDYEDLKDVDMVIEAVNENVSLKQSIFEDIEKVCTSECIFASNTSTISLDVIGKRTTSQDRILGIHLFSPAHLMPLVEIVRTENTSPQVIVDVIKFTKILRKVPIVVKNCTGFAVNRSFFPYMQGPDLLANLGVDIFRIDRVITEFGMRLGPFQLQDLSGYGIFLAGVGEFVAAYPDRAFQSPLVQLMVENGREGKKNGKGYYTYNKGSKPEADHSVLQIVEESMRLTNIAPAGKPISVTDEEILEMIFFPVVNEACRVIEEGIVVRASDIDIASVHGFKFPTETGGVMFWADTIGSEYIYSKLKGWYEAYGDFFKPSTFLEQKAAKGLPLGGSC from the exons ATGGCAAACAAGGGTTCTATCAATATGGAAATTGGGAATGATGGTGTGGCTGTTATCACTATGAATAATCCACCTGTTAATGCCTTGACTCTCTCAg CAATTGAGGAGTTGAAGAGATGCTATCAAGAGGCTATTGATTGCGATAACGTGAAGGCCATTGTTCTTACTG GTGCTGATGGTAGATTTTGTGGAGGTTTGGATATCAGTGTTATGGAGAATGTTCATAAGCATG GAGATATATCACTTTTACCCGATGCATCGATTGGTCTAGTGGTTAATAAAATCGAAA ATGGGAAGAAGCCTTCTGTTGCTGCAATTCAAGGATTTGCTCTTGGTGGTGGTTTGGAGTTGGCTATG GGATGTAATGCTCGAATTTCCACGCCAAAATGTGATCTTGGTTTACCTGAGCTGAAGCTTGGAGTTATTCCAGGATGTGGAG GTACACAAAGGCTTCCGAGGCTCGTTGGGACCTCAAAGGCTGTTGATATGTTGATG TCATCCAAGACTATAACTTCTGAAGAAGGGAAGGAGTTGGGTCTTATTGATGCCATTGTCTCTTCGGATGAGCTCTTGACAGTTGCTCGGTGTTGGGCACTTGACATTGTTGAAGGCCGCCAGCCAAATTGTAATTCTCTTGAAAAGACGGACAAACTTGGACCTAAGGATGAGTCACTCGAGATACTGAAAAGTGCTAGACAAAGCTATGCAGTGTCTCGTTATAGAGCCTGTCTTGATGTGATCGAAGAAGGCATTGTAGCTGGAGGATATTCTGGTCTACTTAAG GAAGAAAAGGTATTTAAAGAGCTAGTACTCTCAAATACTGCAAAAGGTCTTCTTCATGTATTTCTGGCTGAACGTGCATCGTCAAAG GTACCAGGTGTTACTGATACTGGGCTTAAGCCTCGGAGAATAGAAAAAGTTGCAGTTGTTGGTGGTGGATTAATGGGATCTGGCATTGCTACAGCTCTCATTATCAGCAACATCAGTGTTGTAGTTAAAGAAATTAATCATGAATATTTATCGAAAGCTTTGAAATCAGTTGAAG CAAATCTACAAGGCTTTGTAACAAGAGGAAAGCTGAATCAGGATAAGATGAAAAGGACATTGTCTCTTCTTAAAGGAACTTTAGACTATGAGGACTTAAAAGACGTCGACATGGTTATTGAG GCTGTTAACGAGAATGTATCTCTGAAACAATCAATTTTTGAGGATATAGAGAAAGTTTGTACTTCAGAGTGCATTTTTGCATCAAACACATCTACAATTAGTCTTGATGTGATTGGAAAAAGAACAACTAGCCAAGATCGCATTTTGGGGATACATTTATTCAG TCCTGCACATTTGATGCCTCTGGTAGAAATCGTGAGGACGGAAAATACTTCTCCACAAGTAATTGTTGATGTGATAAAATTCACTAAGATTTTGAGGAAAGTCCCCATTGTAGTGAAAAATTGTACTGGTTTTGCTGTCAACCGAAGCTTCTTCCCTTATATGCAAGGACCAGACCTGTTGGCAAATTTAGGCGTTGATATCTTCAGAATTGACCGCGTTATCACTGAGTTTGGCATGAGACTTGGTCCTTTTCA GCTTCAGGATCTTTCCGGTTATGGTATATTTTTGGCTGGTGTAGGAGAGTTTGTTGCTGCTTACCCTGACCGCGCTTTTCAGTCACCCTTGGTTCAACTAATGGTAGAAAATGGACGGGAAG GTAAGAAGAATGGTAAAGGATATTACACGTATAATAAAGGAAGCAAGCCAGAAGCTGATCACTCTGTGCTACAAATTGTTGAGGAGTCTATGAGACTTACCAATATTGCTCCTGCTGGAAAG CCAATATCTGTGACAGATGAAGAAATTCTAGAAATGATATTTTTTCCAGTGGTGAATGAGGCTTGTCGAGTTATTGAGGAAGGAATAGTTGTCCGAGCATCTGATATTGACATTGCATCTGTCCATGGATTCAAATTTCCAACAGAAAC TGGAGGCGTCATGTTTTGGGCTGACACGATTGGATCTGAGTACATATACTCGAAGCTAAAAGGTTGGTATGAGGCCTATGGCGATTTCTTTAAGCCATCAACATTCTTGGAACAGAAAGCTGCAAAAGGTCTACCTTTG GGGGGATCGTGTTGA
- the LOC107027206 gene encoding peroxisomal fatty acid beta-oxidation multifunctional protein AIM1-like isoform X2, with amino-acid sequence MANKGSINMEIGNDGVAVITMNNPPVNALTLSAIEELKRCYQEAIDCDNVKAIVLTGADGRFCGGLDISVMENVHKHGDISLLPDASIGLVVNKIENGKKPSVAAIQGFALGGGLELAMGCNARISTPKCDLGLPELKLGVIPGCGGTQRLPRLVGTSKAVDMLMSSKTITSEEGKELGLIDAIVSSDELLTVARCWALDIVEGRQPNCNSLEKTDKLGPKDESLEILKSARQSYAVSRYRACLDVIEEGIVAGGYSGLLKEEKVFKELVLSNTAKGLLHVFLAERASSKVPGVTDTGLKPRRIEKVAVVGGGLMGSGIATALIISNISVVVKEINHEYLSKALKSVEANLQGFVTRGKLNQDKMKRTLSLLKGTLDYEDLKDVDMVIEAVNENVSLKQSIFEDIEKVCTSECIFASNTSTISLDVIGKRTTSQDRILGIHLFSPAHLMPLVEIVRTENTSPQVIVDVIKFTKILRKVPIVVKNCTGFAVNRSFFPYMQGPDLLANLGVDIFRIDRVITEFGMRLGPFQLQDLSGYGIFLAGVGEFVAAYPDRAFQSPLVQLMVENGREGKKNGKGYYTYNKGSKPEADHSVLQIVEESMRLTNIAPAGKPISVTDEEILEMIFFPVVNEACRVIEEGIVVRASDIDIASVHGFKFPTET; translated from the exons ATGGCAAACAAGGGTTCTATCAATATGGAAATTGGGAATGATGGTGTGGCTGTTATCACTATGAATAATCCACCTGTTAATGCCTTGACTCTCTCAg CAATTGAGGAGTTGAAGAGATGCTATCAAGAGGCTATTGATTGCGATAACGTGAAGGCCATTGTTCTTACTG GTGCTGATGGTAGATTTTGTGGAGGTTTGGATATCAGTGTTATGGAGAATGTTCATAAGCATG GAGATATATCACTTTTACCCGATGCATCGATTGGTCTAGTGGTTAATAAAATCGAAA ATGGGAAGAAGCCTTCTGTTGCTGCAATTCAAGGATTTGCTCTTGGTGGTGGTTTGGAGTTGGCTATG GGATGTAATGCTCGAATTTCCACGCCAAAATGTGATCTTGGTTTACCTGAGCTGAAGCTTGGAGTTATTCCAGGATGTGGAG GTACACAAAGGCTTCCGAGGCTCGTTGGGACCTCAAAGGCTGTTGATATGTTGATG TCATCCAAGACTATAACTTCTGAAGAAGGGAAGGAGTTGGGTCTTATTGATGCCATTGTCTCTTCGGATGAGCTCTTGACAGTTGCTCGGTGTTGGGCACTTGACATTGTTGAAGGCCGCCAGCCAAATTGTAATTCTCTTGAAAAGACGGACAAACTTGGACCTAAGGATGAGTCACTCGAGATACTGAAAAGTGCTAGACAAAGCTATGCAGTGTCTCGTTATAGAGCCTGTCTTGATGTGATCGAAGAAGGCATTGTAGCTGGAGGATATTCTGGTCTACTTAAG GAAGAAAAGGTATTTAAAGAGCTAGTACTCTCAAATACTGCAAAAGGTCTTCTTCATGTATTTCTGGCTGAACGTGCATCGTCAAAG GTACCAGGTGTTACTGATACTGGGCTTAAGCCTCGGAGAATAGAAAAAGTTGCAGTTGTTGGTGGTGGATTAATGGGATCTGGCATTGCTACAGCTCTCATTATCAGCAACATCAGTGTTGTAGTTAAAGAAATTAATCATGAATATTTATCGAAAGCTTTGAAATCAGTTGAAG CAAATCTACAAGGCTTTGTAACAAGAGGAAAGCTGAATCAGGATAAGATGAAAAGGACATTGTCTCTTCTTAAAGGAACTTTAGACTATGAGGACTTAAAAGACGTCGACATGGTTATTGAG GCTGTTAACGAGAATGTATCTCTGAAACAATCAATTTTTGAGGATATAGAGAAAGTTTGTACTTCAGAGTGCATTTTTGCATCAAACACATCTACAATTAGTCTTGATGTGATTGGAAAAAGAACAACTAGCCAAGATCGCATTTTGGGGATACATTTATTCAG TCCTGCACATTTGATGCCTCTGGTAGAAATCGTGAGGACGGAAAATACTTCTCCACAAGTAATTGTTGATGTGATAAAATTCACTAAGATTTTGAGGAAAGTCCCCATTGTAGTGAAAAATTGTACTGGTTTTGCTGTCAACCGAAGCTTCTTCCCTTATATGCAAGGACCAGACCTGTTGGCAAATTTAGGCGTTGATATCTTCAGAATTGACCGCGTTATCACTGAGTTTGGCATGAGACTTGGTCCTTTTCA GCTTCAGGATCTTTCCGGTTATGGTATATTTTTGGCTGGTGTAGGAGAGTTTGTTGCTGCTTACCCTGACCGCGCTTTTCAGTCACCCTTGGTTCAACTAATGGTAGAAAATGGACGGGAAG GTAAGAAGAATGGTAAAGGATATTACACGTATAATAAAGGAAGCAAGCCAGAAGCTGATCACTCTGTGCTACAAATTGTTGAGGAGTCTATGAGACTTACCAATATTGCTCCTGCTGGAAAG CCAATATCTGTGACAGATGAAGAAATTCTAGAAATGATATTTTTTCCAGTGGTGAATGAGGCTTGTCGAGTTATTGAGGAAGGAATAGTTGTCCGAGCATCTGATATTGACATTGCATCTGTCCATGGATTCAAATTTCCAACAGAAACGTAA